A genomic segment from Aegilops tauschii subsp. strangulata cultivar AL8/78 chromosome 1, Aet v6.0, whole genome shotgun sequence encodes:
- the LOC109757218 gene encoding uncharacterized protein, with the protein MEKTQCGSKGIAHRASAASGSGKHKRKGGGAGDKPIKVVYISNPVRVSTSAAGFRALVQELTGRNADPSKYTGSGAVDVGESSAGSPAGPQMGPAPSPGSTAESSEGAAACSHNVPATTAPAGYGYEEEEDSFPPQLIDNRYSVFSPPTFLYGSHNEW; encoded by the coding sequence ATGGAGAAGACGCAGTGCGGTTCCAAGGGCATTGCTCACCGGGCCTCGGCGGCCAGCGGCTCCGGCAAGCACAAGCGGAagggcggcggcgccggggaCAAGCCGATCAAGGTGGTGTACATCTCCAACCCGGTGCGGGTGTCGACCAGCGCGGCCGGCTTCCGCGCGCTCGTGCAGGAGCTCACCGGCCGCAACGCCGACCCGTCCAAGTACACCGGCAGCGGCGCCGTGGACGTCGGCGAGAGCAGCGCGGGGAGCCCGGCCGGCCCGCAGATGGGCCCCGCGCCCAGCCCCGGCAGCACGGCGGAGTCATCGGAAGGCGCCGCCGCCTGCAGCCACAACGTCCCGGCCACAACAGCGCCGGCGGGCTACGGgtacgaggaggaggaggacagcTTCCCGCCGCAGCTGATCGACAACAGGTACTCCGTCTTCTCGCCGCCGACGTTCCTCTACGGCTCGCACAACGAGTGGTGA